From a single Glycine soja cultivar W05 chromosome 19, ASM419377v2, whole genome shotgun sequence genomic region:
- the LOC114398968 gene encoding uncharacterized protein C9orf85 homolog isoform X2 gives MSSSGAKRSGPPKHQNKYAWKPNAGRKINETEVGGRFRPLSEITGVCPRCKDQIEWKRRYGKYKPLLQPAKCQRCSKRAVRQAYHSLCPGCAKEHGVCAKCCCNTKQIVGRDISEVEAEQKMLEEAIKNSRERERRSLLRAMNKDKTKSSNSVPTDTKDNEGEVCEDEDNSDDEDNSDNEDCDEDGNSENEDCDDEDGNNENEDCDENDDKNDENIPDHTNAKNE, from the exons ATGAGTAGTAGCGGCGCCAAGAGGAGCGGTCCCCCAAAGCACCAGAACAAGTACGCTTGGAAACCCAACGCTGGTCGCAAAATCAACGAAACT GAAGTTGGAGGAAGATTCAGACCCCTCTCTGAGATCACTGGGGTGTGCCCTCGTTGCAAGGATCAAATCGAATGGAAACGACGTTATGGAAAGTACAAGCCTCTTCTTCAACCAGCCAAATG TCAGAGATGTTCCAAGCGTGCTGTACGTCAAGCTTACCATAGCTTGTGTCCTG GTTGTGCCAAGGAGCATGGTGTATGCGCAAAGTGTTGTTGCAATACGAAGCAAATAGTTGGAAG GGATATATCAGAAGTTGAGGCTGAGCAAAAGATGCTAGAGGAG GCCATTAAGAACTCTCGGGAGAGAGAAAGGAGATCCTTATTGCGTGCT ATGAACAAAGACAAAACTAAGAGTTCAAATAGTGTCCCAACAGATACTAAAG ATAACGAGGGTGAAGTTTGTGAAGATGAAGATAACAGTGATGATGAAGATAACAGTGATAATGAAGATTGTGATGAAGATGGTAACAGTGAGAATGAAGATTGTGATGATGAAGATGGTAACAATGAGAACGAAGATTGTGATGAGAATGATGacaaaaatgatgaaaacaTTCCTGATCATACCAATGCCAAAAATGAATGA
- the LOC114398968 gene encoding nardilysin-like isoform X1: protein MSSSGAKRSGPPKHQNKYAWKPNAGRKINETEVGGRFRPLSEITGVCPRCKDQIEWKRRYGKYKPLLQPAKCQRCSKRAVRQAYHSLCPGCAKEHGVCAKCCCNTKQIVGRDISEVEAEQKMLEEAIKNSRERERRSLLRAMNKDKTKSSNSVPTDTKGNKVGQLFPNASLEDYAILNRVNVEHDDGAICNDKYVDNEGEVCEDEDNSDDEDNSDNEDCDEDGNSENEDCDDEDGNNENEDCDENDDKNDENIPDHTNAKNE, encoded by the exons ATGAGTAGTAGCGGCGCCAAGAGGAGCGGTCCCCCAAAGCACCAGAACAAGTACGCTTGGAAACCCAACGCTGGTCGCAAAATCAACGAAACT GAAGTTGGAGGAAGATTCAGACCCCTCTCTGAGATCACTGGGGTGTGCCCTCGTTGCAAGGATCAAATCGAATGGAAACGACGTTATGGAAAGTACAAGCCTCTTCTTCAACCAGCCAAATG TCAGAGATGTTCCAAGCGTGCTGTACGTCAAGCTTACCATAGCTTGTGTCCTG GTTGTGCCAAGGAGCATGGTGTATGCGCAAAGTGTTGTTGCAATACGAAGCAAATAGTTGGAAG GGATATATCAGAAGTTGAGGCTGAGCAAAAGATGCTAGAGGAG GCCATTAAGAACTCTCGGGAGAGAGAAAGGAGATCCTTATTGCGTGCT ATGAACAAAGACAAAACTAAGAGTTCAAATAGTGTCCCAACAGATACTAAAGGTAACAAAGTTGGACAATTATTTCCAAATGCATCACTCGAAGACTATGCCATACTGAATAGAGTAAACGTGGAGCATGATGATGGTGCAATTTGTAATGATAAATATGTAGATAACGAGGGTGAAGTTTGTGAAGATGAAGATAACAGTGATGATGAAGATAACAGTGATAATGAAGATTGTGATGAAGATGGTAACAGTGAGAATGAAGATTGTGATGATGAAGATGGTAACAATGAGAACGAAGATTGTGATGAGAATGATGacaaaaatgatgaaaacaTTCCTGATCATACCAATGCCAAAAATGAATGA